GTATAAATGGAGATATAAACCCACAAGTTATCGAGATTGAAACATCAATAAACAGTTTAATTGGACAAGTTTTATTAGCATGTAGTATAACAATAACTCCAGGAACATTAACAATAGATTTGATCCCAGAGAAGAGGATTTTAAAAGTTGCTACAATAAGTCCAAGGACAAGAGATGAGATTATTCCTTTTGAACCATACATAAAAAAGATTTTTGACTGATGTTATCGAGCTTAAATTCTTATTTTTTTATAGCCATAAATAAAATTTTGTCTGTATCATCTTAAATACCAACAAATAAAAATCTGCCATTATACGGCAAAACTTTGTTTTGCCATTAAATTTTGATTTTGAATATAGTTGTGTGCGGAAATGATATACGGCAAAACCTTCGGTTTTGCCATTAACCTATACGGCAAAACTCAGGGTTTTGCCATTAATTTTTAAACTTATTTATACACTAATGAATTTCAAATAGTAATTATTCTTCCTTAAAATATACGGCAAAACCTTTTAGGTTTTGCCAAAAAATTTGAAATGGCCCACAATCATTGAAAATTTGCTACAGCATATTTCCAGATTATACGGCAAAACTTTTGAGTTTTGCCAAAAGATATACGGCAAAATCCCTTGGATTTTGCCAAAAAACCTTTCTAACGCACACAACTATAATAAAACCATAATGATTTTCCAACGGTAATTTTCCACTTATTAACGTCCGAGACTATAAATTTACAACATAAAAAACGCTATTAGAATAATTTATTGGGTAGTATCATTAAAGAACGTAAATTATATTTATAGTTACTTGACAATTAATGTCAGTTAGTCTATATTCTAACTTATAGCCAATGGATTAAACTATGTTAAATTTCCAAATTTCAAAATTTAATGGATTATTCAAAACTCTTTACGTTAATATACCACTGGAATATTTTTGAAAGTCAAAAAATTGTGATTATGTGATAAAATGGGGTTTGAGTATTTAACAAACCAAATTATTGTTAAGGATAAGGACTATGAAATGCCATTTTCAAAAGGAATCTTAGCGAGATCTTTAACTGCTGCAGGATTAAAACCAAGTATTGCATATTCAATAGCAAGAGAAATTGAAGGAATGTTAAAAGACGAGGGAGTAAAAGTAATCAGTAAGGATGAACTCAGAAGAAGGGTATATTATTACCTCATTGATAAAAACTACTACCACATAGCAGAGAAATATTTACTTTGGAGAAGAATCTTGAAAAAACACCCAATAATAATACTGATAGGAGGAGCAAGTGGAGTAGGAACTTCAACAATTGCCTTTGAGATAGCATCGCGACTCGGAATCCCAAGCGTTATAGGGACTGACTCAATAAGGGAAGTTATGAGAAGGAGCATATCAAAGGACTTAGTCCCCATGCTTTATGAATCGTCATACACTGCATGGAAAGCAATAAGAACCCCACTACCAGAAAACTGCAATATATACATTACAGGATTTGAAAGGCACATTGAGCCAGTTTTAATTGGGGTTGAGGGTATTATAGATAGGAGTTTAACAGAAGGTTTGAGCGTCATCATAGAGGGAACCCATTTAGTTCCCGGATTTATAAGTGAAAAATACACAACAATGCCAAACATCATATTCATTGTTTTATCTTTGAGTTCAGAAGAACTTCATAAGAAAAGATTTTCCGCACGGGCAAGGGTAAGTAACAGGCCAATGGAGAGGTATTTAAAACATTTCAAAATCATTAGAATGATAAATGATTATATTGTAGAGCAGGCAAAGAAAAATAACGTTCCTGTGGTGGAGAATGTCTCAATTAGCCAAACTGTTGAAAAATGCTTAGAAATTATAACGGAAAGATTTATGAACTTAGATGATGGAAATGATGATGACTTTTAAACTATAATTTAAAATTATCATAAATGAGCCGATGAATTAATATTTATTTTTTCAATAATTCTCAATAAAAAGAATATACTACCAGTGAGAACTTATGAAATTGTTTAAAAGAGAAGACATTATTGGAATTGTGCATGAATTGGGTTATTTGATGATGATAGTTGGATTTTTAATGATTGTTCCCATATTTGTAGGGATATATTACAATGAAAATTATGAAAACTTTATTTTTTCAGCGGCATTCTCTATTTTTGTTGGGGCTTTACTTAGGGGTTTAACAAAACCAATTGAAATAAAGTTAAAGCATGCAATGGTAATTTCTGCAGTTACATGGCTAATGGCGTCTTTGCTTGGGGCTTTGCCTTTTTATTTTGGGATTGATTATTTTTCCTATGTTGATGCGGTTTTTGAAAGCATGTCTGCATGGACCACAACAGGATTCAGCTTAATAAATAATGTTGAGGCAATGCCGCACACAATTCTATTTTGGAGGAGTTTGGAGCAGTGGATTGGTGGAGTTGGAGTTTTGGTTATGATGATAGGAATTTTAATGAGGTCTGGAACCGCTGCGGCACTGTTTTATAAGGCAGAGGCAAGAGAAGAAAAAATTTTACCAAGCACAGTGAATACGGTTAAAACAATATGGTGGATTTATTTGCTATACACAATCCTTGGTATCTGTGGGCTTTATTTGAGTGGGCTGTCTCTTTGGGAGGCAGTTAACTTAACCATGTGTGGGATTTGCACTGGAGGGATGAGTGTAAATAATTTAAGTTTCCCATACAACACAATGGCAAAAGTAATAATGATTTTAAT
The sequence above is a segment of the Methanotorris igneus Kol 5 genome. Coding sequences within it:
- a CDS encoding monovalent cation/H+ antiporter subunit E, giving the protein MRLFGVIGYIVVLLKAIAEAWVDVVKRCINGDINPQVIEIETSINSLIGQVLLACSITITPGTLTIDLIPEKRILKVATISPRTRDEIIPFEPYIKKIFD
- a CDS encoding 2-phosphoglycerate kinase is translated as MGFEYLTNQIIVKDKDYEMPFSKGILARSLTAAGLKPSIAYSIAREIEGMLKDEGVKVISKDELRRRVYYYLIDKNYYHIAEKYLLWRRILKKHPIIILIGGASGVGTSTIAFEIASRLGIPSVIGTDSIREVMRRSISKDLVPMLYESSYTAWKAIRTPLPENCNIYITGFERHIEPVLIGVEGIIDRSLTEGLSVIIEGTHLVPGFISEKYTTMPNIIFIVLSLSSEELHKKRFSARARVSNRPMERYLKHFKIIRMINDYIVEQAKKNNVPVVENVSISQTVEKCLEIITERFMNLDDGNDDDF
- a CDS encoding TrkH family potassium uptake protein; amino-acid sequence: MKLFKREDIIGIVHELGYLMMIVGFLMIVPIFVGIYYNENYENFIFSAAFSIFVGALLRGLTKPIEIKLKHAMVISAVTWLMASLLGALPFYFGIDYFSYVDAVFESMSAWTTTGFSLINNVEAMPHTILFWRSLEQWIGGVGVLVMMIGILMRSGTAAALFYKAEAREEKILPSTVNTVKTIWWIYLLYTILGICGLYLSGLSLWEAVNLTMCGICTGGMSVNNLSFPYNTMAKVIMILIMVIGGVISFSIHHKILTGKSFRDIQTDFAVKIFIVASIIVAISSNTDIIDALFTVVSAMTSTGYTTIDIKGLDNLSIAILIFLMAIGGGAGTTTGGIKIIRFLVMVKTFYYELKEIFFPPSAVIHEKLGNVVLDYKVIRESFVIGFVFVMHYIFTAMVFIALGYDPYKSIFEAVSLTSNIGMSMGIVNINMPLIGKIVGILAMWIGRLEILPIYVFVLLPIVNKIKKLK